GGACGCCGTCTCCGCCCTCGTCGACGCGCCCCACGGCATCGCCTCCATGCTCCACAACGACCTCGAAGAGGCCACAATGGCCGAGCACCCCGAGCTGGCCCGCTACAAGACCCTCCTATCCGAGCACGGCGCCCGGTGGGGGACCCTTATGTCGGGGAGCGGCCCCACGGTCTTCGGCATATTCCAGGACCGCGAGAGCAGGGACGCCGCCGCACTCGCCCTGCGCGGCGAGCTGGGCGACCACGGCAGGGTCATAGCCGCCGAGGGGCTCGGCGGACCGTTCTGAGAGGACGGCCGCTGGGGTGTGAAGGGGCGGCATCCGCGGAGCCCGGAGAGGGGGGCCGCGCCCGCTCCGGCGACGTATCCTTACGGCTCATCTCCTCCGCCCAGGGGCAGGATGATCCTGAATGTGGACCCCTTGCCCTCCGTGCTCTCGGCCTCGACGCTTCCGCCCATGGACTCGACGGCGGCTTTGACTATGGCCAGTCCCAGTCCGCTTCCGGGCAGCCTCCCCCTTGCGTTCCCGCCGCGGTAGAACCTGTCGAAGACCTTTTCGAGCTCGGCGGGGCTCATGCCCGTGCCCGTGTCCTCCACGGCGATCACGGCCCTGGAGCCGGAGCTTGAGACCCCTATTACGACACTCCCGCCCGGACGGTTGTACTTGACGGCGTTGTCCACCAGATTGGTGAGCGCCTCTGCAAGGCGGCGCGGGTCGGCCGTGACGACCACGTCGCCCTCGCCCCGCACGCTCAAGGATATGCGGCGGGCCGCTGCCGCCGGTTCGATGAGTCTCTTGATGTCGGCGGCGAGTTTGTCGAGACTCACGGGCCCGGTCCGGGGGGTGAAGCCCCCGCCTTCGAGCCGAAGGATGTCGATGATGCGGCTTATGGTCGCCGACAGGTGCGCCGTGGCGTCCGATATCTTCCGCAGCGTCTCCCTGTATTCCTCCTCCCCGCGCTCTCTGGCAAGGGCCACGTCGCAGCAGGTCTTTATGATAGAGGTCGGGGTCCTGAGCTCGTGGGAGGCCTCGGAGAGGAAGCGGCGCTGGCGCTCGAAGGATGCTTCGAGGCGGGCGATCATGGTGTTGAAGCTCTCGGCCAGCGGCGCGAGCTCCCCGGCGAGCCCTTCGGTGTCGAGTCTGTCGTGGAGGTTGCGCTCCGTTATCTCGCCTATGCGCGAGGTGAAGGTCCGCAGCGGCTTGAACGAGCGCAGGCTTATGAGCCAGACGCCGAGCGCCGAGACCACTCCCACGGCCGGTATGACCGCGAAGAGCGTCCCCGTGAATGACGCGAGCATTGCGAAGGCGTCCTCCAGAGGCTCGGTGGCCTGGATGGTCACGGTCCTCCCCGAAGCGAGGGCGAAGGACTGGACGAGCATACGGAGCCTCGTCTTGCCGGGGCCGGTGAGGTAGCTGTAGATGGGCTCGATGGAAGGGGCCGGCACGTCGAGCGCCGCCCCCACGGCGGTGAGCGAGGGGGAGGCCGCCACGATGCGGCCCCTCTCGTCGATTATCTGGTAGTAATGGCCCGAGAGCGGCACGGCGTACTCGCCCACCGCCGCCTCGGAGAGCTCCGTCTCTATGCGGCCCTCCTCCTCTTCGAGAAGCCCGGAGATCAGGACCATCTCCGAGTGGAGGTGGCCGTCCACCGAGCCGATGACGATGGCTTCGAGCTCGTGGCGCAGAAACAGGCCCAGCCCCGTGAGAAGAAAGGTGAAGACCAGGATCGACCAGGCAACGAGCCTTGCCCTTATTGTGGCGAACAACTCCGTCTCTCCTCTTTGTAAAAGGGTCACAGACCCCCGGTTCCCTCAGACTCCCTCAAAAAACTTTTGAAGCGAGTTGGTTTCCCCCTGTTTTGCCAGGCAAAACAGGGGGAAACCAACTCGTATCGAAAGTCTTTGAAGGGGGTCTGGGGGAAACTTTCTTCAGAAAGTTTCCCCCAGAGTAATTAAACCGCTCACGCGGCGTCAGGCCCTCTCCTGCCCGGCGTCGCCGGCCCTGAGCATGTAGCCTGCGCCCCTGACGGTGTGTATGAGCTTTTCCTGGCGGCCGCGGTCGATCTTGTTTCTCAGCCGGCTCACATAGACGTCGATGATGTTGGAGTCCATGTCGAAGTCCTCGCTGTAGATGTGCTCGGTTATGAAGGTCCGCGAGAGCACCCTGCCCGCGTTGTAGGCGAGGAGTTCGAGGATGGCGTATTCACGGGCCGAGAGCTTCAGCTCCTCGCCGTCAAGGCGCACGGAGCGGCTCGCCGTGTCCACCTCGAGCCCGCCTATCCGCAGAACGGACTCTTTCGCCTGCGCCGCTCTGCGAAGCAGCGAGCGAAGCCTGGCCAGCAGCTCTCCGAAGTCGAAGGGCTTTGTCAGGTAGTCGTCGGCGCCCGTGTCCAGCCCCGCTATCCTGTCTTCCACGCCGTCGCGTGCCGTGAGCAGGAGCACCGGCGTCTTTACGCCGGCGCGCCTTGCCCTGGCGAGCACTTCGAGGCCGTCGAGTCCCGGCAGCATGAGGTCGAGCACCACGACGTCGGCGGCGATGTTCTCCATCATGTAGAGTCCCTCCTCGCCGTCGTGGGCCGTCTCCACCGTGTACCCGGCGTCGACGAGCCCCTTTTCGATTACGGCCGCAAGCTCGCGCTCGTCTTCTATGAGTATGATCTTCATGGTCGTCGAAGGCTGGAGGGCTTCCGCGGAAGACCTCCGCCGGCTCACTCCTCGGGAAAGTACTTCTTGCCGTGGATCATGGACGAGAAGAGTCCCGTCCGCTCCCCGATCTCGTGGAAGACCAGCCCGCCTATGTGGGCCGTTAGGTAGAAGATGACGAACCAGAGTCCGAACTCGTGTATCTCTTCGGCCGCTTCCTCCACGGCCTCGAGGGCCTCTTCGCCGAGACCGGCCGTGAACCATGCGGCCGGCGCCATGTGAAGCTCCACGCCCGCAAGGGTAAGTCCCGTGAGGGCCTGGGCTGCGAGCACTACGAAGAGGGCCGTGTAGAAGAGTGAGGCCAGGGGGTTGTGTCCCCTTGAGAGCGGCGGCTCGCTTTTGAAGCCGCTCAGGTACCAGCGGACGTTGGCGGCCACGCCGCTCCACTGCTCCCCTGTTAGCGGCACTATGTCGCGCCACCGGGCGTACTCGTTGCCGAGAAAGGCCCAGGCGATGCGAAGCGTGAACGTAAAGACGAAGACGTAGCCCGTGTAGGCGTGCAACTGCTTTACGGGCCTTCGCAGCGCCTTTGCCACGCCGAGCGCCTCCATGGCCTCGTTGCCGAGCATGAGCAGCGCAAGCGTCAGGACGAGCAGGGCGTTGGTCCAGTGAAGCACCCTTGTCTGCCAGTCCCAGACATCCACCACAACACGCCTGTCCATTGTCGTTTTCTCTCTGTCCATCTTTGCTTGCCTCCCGTCTTCGGTCCCATCTTCCGAAGTCGCTTCCCGGCGGAGCCGGACGGTGGACCGTTCGGCTCCGCCCATGGACGCGGCGTCGAGCACGGTCTTTCCGTCTTCAGTCCTCGTCGTCGTGACGGTGCTCGTGGCGGATCGCGCCGTAGGCGCCGCCTCTCTTATAATACTTTTCCCGGCCTTTTACAACAGCGCCGTCTTCGGCGTCCACGTAGAGTTCCACCACCGAGCCGTCGTGGGCCCGAACCTTCACCTCGTAGCGGCCCCGCTCGAACTCGACCTTGATCACCTCGCCGGGGACCTCGGCCGTTGCGGCGGCAACGGCGTCGTCGAGGGAGAGACGCTTTCTTTCGACGACCGCGCCGTCGGCGGTGCTGACGTAGACTCTTTTGACCGAGCCGTCGGCGGTCCTTATCCTGACCTCGTAGACGTCGCCATCGAGCTCGGCCCCGATGACCTCGCCGGCCACCTCTGTGGAGGCCGTCTCGACGGCCCGGCTCAGGTCCACGGCCCCGGCGGCCGCCGCAGCGGTTGCGGCGAGCAGTGTCACGATGGCTGCTGTGCCGATTGTTCTCTTCATCTTCCTTTCCTCCTTTGTTCGATGTGTCGTCTCTGTTTCACTCCCGCGGGCGGCGCGGGAGTCCCTGCAGGGAGGCCTTTCCCCTGCGTCCTGATTCCAGTATAAGCGAGGAAGCATTAAAGGAAGATGAAAGTGCGGAGGTCTTGAAGGACGGGGCCGGAGGCGGTCCCTTTTTGCGGCGGCGCCCCTATGGCTGGGGAGAGCCCGCAGCCTCACGGTAAACGATTGACTACGGGTTCTCTTCTGATATAATAAGGAAGCTCTGATTTATTGCACTGAGGGAACCTTTTTGTAAAAAGGTTCCCTCAGACTCCCTCCAAAAACTTTTAACGCGAGTTGGTTTCCCCCTGTTTTGCCAAGCAAAACAGGGGGAAACCAACTCGTATTGAAAGTCTTTGAAGGGGGTCTGGGGGAAACTTTCTACAGAAAGTTTCCCCCAGCGTAATTAATCAGAGTTTCCATAAGTCATCGGGTGTAGGAGCTTTTCGGCCATGGGGCCCCGAGTCCCCGGTGTACGGCTGCCGGCTGAACGATGAGCAGATTGAGGAAGCCCGGATGAGAGTACGTTGTTGGGGCTCGCGCGGCTCCATAGCGGTTTCTGGCAGGGAGTACCTCAAGTACGGGGGGGACACCACCTGTGTCGAGGTCACGGCGGCAAGCGGCGAGACGATCATCATCGACGCCGGCACGGGCATAAGGCGGCTCGGCAACCGGCTCATGGCCGCCGGCGTGACCGACATCCACCTGCTAATCACCCACGCCCACTGGGATCACCTCTCGGGATTTCCTTTCTTCAAGCCCCTGTACAGCAGCTCTACCGATATCCGTGTCTACGGCGGACTGCCGACCCAGGCGTCGGTTAAGAACATCATCTCCAAGACCATGACGCCCCCTTACTTTCCCATAAAGCTCGAGGACATCCACGCGGAGATCAGTTTTTTCGGCATCGGCAACTCGAGCGTCTCCATCGGCTCGGTCTCCATCAGGACCATAGCGCTCAACCACACGAACGAGGGCGTGGGCTTCCGTTTCGACGAGGGCGGCCGAAGCTTCGTCTTCCTCACGGACAACGAGCTCGGCTACGAGCACCCGACCGGTCTTTCGAGGACCGACTACCTCGAGTTCTCGAGGGGGGCCGATCTTCTCTTCCACGACGCCGAGTACAGGCCCGACGAATACGAGAGCACGAGGGGATGGGGGCACTCGGTATTTCTCGACGCCGTGGAGCTCGCCGTCGAGGCCGGCGCGGCGAGGCTGGGTCTCTTTCACCACAACCAGGAGCGTTCGGACCCGGAGATCGACGCCATGGTCGACGAGGCCCGCGACGTGATCGGCGCAAGGGGTGCCGTTCTGGAGTGCATGGCCGTGGCCGAGGGCTTCGAGGCCGAGGTATGAAGACCGGCGTCCTCCATATCCCGCGCCAGGCCGCCTCCATGCTCTTTGCCGTGGGCGCGGCCCTTCTGATTGCGGCCCCGGTCGCCGCTGCCGCCGGCGCGGCGGGTCACCGCCACGTGCCTTTCGGGTCCGTGGAGAGGTATATCTCCGTACTCGAGGAAGAGGGGCGGGCCGCCTGGCAGAAGCCCCGGCGCGTGATCGATGTGCTGCCTCTCGACGAGGGCGATAGGGCGGCCGACATAGGCGCTGGCTCCGGGTACTTCACGGTGCTGCTCGCCGAAAAGGTCGGTCCCCGGGGGACGGTCTTCGCCGTAGACATCGAGCAGGAGATGCTCGACTATATCGAGAGGCGCCTTCGGGCCGAGGGGATAGGCAACGTCGTCACCGTGCTCGCTGGCGACGACGACCCGCGCCTGCCCGAAGAGGCCGTGGACCTCGTCTTCATCTGCGACACCTACCACCACCTGCCCGACCGCGTGGAGTACATGAGGCGGCTGAAGAAGGTCTTGAGGCCAGGCGGCCGCGTGGCGATAGTCGATTTCAGGGCCGAGAAGACGCCCGTGGGCCCGCCGCTCTCCATGAGGCTTTCGCGCTCGCAGGTCATCGAAGAGATGGAGGCCGCCGACTTCAGCCTCGAAGGCGAGTTCTACTTCCTTCCCTACCAGTACTTCCTTGTCTTCATGCTCGGCGGGGTCTTCCTGTAGAGCCCGGGGGTCTCAGACCCAGGGGGTCTCAGACCCAATGGGTCTCCGGCTTCAGACGACGAGTCTCGACAGGTCGGCGACGGAGATGTAGAGCGAGCGGATCGAGTGGAGGAGCAAGAGCCTGTTGTTCCTCGTCCTCTCGTCGTCGACCATGACCATCACGTGGTCGAAGAAGGCGTCGATGGTCTCCTTTACGGAGGCCAGCGCCTCGAAGAGGGCCTTGTACTCGCCCTTGCGGCGGTGCTCCTCGATGACCGGCGCGAGGCGGCGGCCCGTCTCGAAGAGGCGGCGCTCGTGGTCGGTCTCGAAGAGGGAGGCGTCGGGTCCGCGGCCTTCGATGCGGCGGCCCTTGAGGATGTTGGAGACGCGCTTGAAGGCCGTCACCAGGCTCGGGCAGGCCGGGTGCTCCTTGAAGCCCTCTATGGCGTTTATGCGTTTCACGGCGTCCACTATGTCGAACCAGGGGGTTGAGAGCACGGCCTCTACGGCGTCGTGCGAGAGCCCCCGGCCGAGGAGCTGGTTTCGCAGTCTCTCCCTGATGAAGTCGAGCACGTCGCGGCGCACCTCGTCGCGCCCTCTGGTGAGCTTTTCAGCGAGGAGATCGAGGGCCTTGTCGACGAGTTCGTCAATGGCGACGCGCAGGCCCTTGTCGAGGATTACGGCCACCGTGCCGAGGGCCTGGCGGCGCAGGCCGTAGGGGTCCTGGGCCCCGCTCGGTATGAGCCCCACGCCGAAGCAGCCCGTTATGGTGTCGAGCTTGTCGGCCATGCCGATGATCGCGCCCGGCACCGAGGCCGGCAGCTCTCCCGACGCGCCGACGGGCATGTAGTGCTCGTATATGGCCGCCGCCACCTCGGCCGGTTCTCCCGATGCGCTGGCGTAGATGCTTCCCATCTTGCCCTGGAGCGAGGGGAACTCGCCCACCACGCCGCTTACGAGGTCGGCCTTGGAGAGCACGCAGGCGCGGCCGAGTATGAGGGCGGCGTACTCCTTGGGCGAGTCCTTGGCCGCGGCGAGCCGCACGCGGTAGTCGTCTGCGAGGAAGGCGGCCGGGTCGTCTCCCGCAACCCCTTCGCAAAAGCCGGTCTTCCCGCCTATGTAGAGGGCCAGGGCCGTAAAGCGCATGACCTTCTCGTAGGATGTGCCGAGCCTGGACTGGAAGACCACGCCCCGCAGCTCCTCCACCCTCTCGGTGAGCGGCACCTTGAGGTCCTGTTCGTAGTAGAACTTGGCGTCGCTGAGCCGAGCGCGCAGCACGCGCTCGTTGCCCCTTCTGACGACCCCCATGTCCGACGCCCTCGTGTTCGCCACCGTTATGAAGGCCGCCACGAGCCGGCCCTTGTCGTCGACGACCGAGAAGTAGCGCTGGTGCTCGCGCATGGCGTTGACCACCACCTCTTTGGGAAGAGCGAGGAATTCCTCTTCGAAGCGGCCGTGGACGACCACCGGGTACTCGACGAGGTTCGTCACTTCCTCGAGGAGGCCCCTGTCAGCGAGTACCCTCCCTCCGGCGGCGCGGGCCTCCTCTTCGAGGCCCTTTTCTATGATCTCGAGCCTTTCGGCGGGGTCCACGATGACGCTGGCCTCCCGGAGCGTCTCCACATAGCGTGACGCCTCGCCTACGGCGACGGCCTTTGCCGGAGAGTGGAAGCGGTGGCCCCTGGTCGTGGAGCCGCTCTCTATGTGGCCGAAGCGGAAACGCACGGGCTCTTTGCCGTAGAGGGCGAGGATCCAGTGGACGGGACGCGCAAAGCTCATCTCGAAGGCGGACCAGCGCATGGCCTTGGGAAAGGAGAGCGACGAGACCGTATCGGCGAGCATCGCCGGCAGGAGTCTTTCGGTGCGCTCGCCCTTTACGACCTTCTCGGCGTAGACGTACTCGCCCCTGGGGGTCTTGATGGTGGTGAGGTCCCCTGGCGCCACCCCCTGGGAGGCGGCGAAGCCGGCGAGGGCCTTCGTCGGGTTTCCGTTCTCGTCGTATGCGGCCTTCACGTTCGGCCCCCGGGCCTGGATCTTCCTGTCGGGCTGGACCGGGGCGAGGGCCTCGACCAGGACGGCGAGCCTTCGCGGCGTGCCCATGGTCCTTACGGCCGAGTAACCGAGCCCCGCGGCGCGCAGCCTCTTTTCGATCCCTTCGCCGAGGGCCGCAAGGGCCCCGGCCATGAATGAGGCCGGTATCTCTTCGGTGCCTATCTCGACTATCAGGTCTTTCGGCTCGCTCAACTCGGGGGTCCTCCGGGCTCTTTGTGCGGCTTTTCGCGGCCCTCTGCGGGCCTCGTCGGCCGGGCCCGTACAATCTACCATAACCGCCGTATTTTTCAAGCCTTTTGTGATGCGCGCCGGGCGGCGCAAAAAAAGGCCGCACCCAGAAGGGTGCGGCCTCCGCGGAGAGGACTCAAGGGACGATGCCCTTACGGTCTTTTCTTTCGCCGGGCCCTAAGGCGCCATTTCCACCCGGCGGCCGCAACTCTCACGCAGCCCCCGTAAGCCCCGTTGCAGCCCCCTGTCGTTTTCCTTCACGCAGGGCCTCGTGTATAGCCTCGCGCACCCGTTGCAGCCCCCCTTGCAGCCCCCCCTTTTCCGGCTCAGGCCGCCTTGCGCCTTGCGGCCGCAAGCCCGATGAGGCCGCCGCCGAGAAGCAGCAGCGTCGAGGGTTCGGGCACCGACGACGACGCCGTTATGATAAGCGAATTACCCTCGAGGTGGGGGAGCGCCGCCTTCGTGTATCCGCCCATGCCATCGGGCGAGACGAAGGCGAAGTTCGTTATGCCCATGAAGTCGCCGGGCGTGATGGTGATTGTCCACGTCTGGTTGCCGAGCCCTGAGATGACGCCGCCGTCGGTGCAGCAGGGCCACCATCTGAAATCGGCGCTCGTGGAGGTGAGCTCGCCGGGGTCGTCCGAGTAGACGGTCACGCCCGAGGGCACGCCGCTTATACTCATCTTGAAGACTCCGCCGGAGAGGTCGCCGGGCGTGTCCAAGATCATGCCCAGGCTCATGTTGCCGGGCGCCCCGGTCGTGTCGGTGTAGAGCCAGAAGTAGGCGGTATCCGGGGCCGTGCCGAAGGCCGGGTGGCCGGAGCCTGACCAGGAGTAGTTGTAGTACGACCAGGCCGACTTGGGCTGTGCGATGGGTGCCACCGTCACGGAGGGGGTGGTGGTGGTGGAGTAGCTGTAGGTGATGGCCTCCGCGCGGCGGGGGAGCGCCGGCGTCAAGGACAACGCCGCCGCCACGGCGGCCGCCAATAGTATCTTTTTCTTCATCTCCAATCTCCTTTACAATAAATGTTCCCTCAGCGCAATAAATCAGAGTTTCTTTATAAATACAAATATGCAAATACCGAGCCAGAGAAACCCCGCATCATGCCTTCTGCCTGTAACATCTTGTATTGTTTGATAAAAACGAAGCTCCCGCCCCGTGGCCCTTCGCTTTCACGGGGATGCGCGGGGAAAGTGTCAACACTTGTTGACAGGGAGGAGGCGGCGCCGCCGGGGGCTCAAGCTGTGTTCTGTAAGGCTTCTTCAGCAAAAACAACCTATTGCGGCGTTTCGGAGTGACTGCCTCTGTTGTAGTCTTTTTTTACACCCGAGGAAGCCTCGATTCAAGGAACCTGTTTATTTGCTCTTCGAGCCGCGTCGGCTCTCTTGATCGTCCAACCCGCGCCGGCCGCCTCGGGGGCTGTACCGGGGGTTCGGGCCGCAAAGGCGTAAAAGATCCCGCCTGGCGCGGGCCGAACCCCACGGTGCAGCCGAAGATCCGAATAACATACGGTGAGGCAGGGGGATACGCGTGCCTGTGGCCCCTCTTCAGAAAGTTTCCCCCGGCAGACTGCGGCGGCCGCCTCGGGGGGCTGTACCGTGGGGTTCGGGCCGCAAAGGCGTAAAAGATCCCGCCTGGCGCGGGCCGAACCCCACGGTGCAGCCGAAGATCCGAATAACATACGGTGAGGCAGGGGATACGCGTGCCTGTGGCCCCTCTTCAGAAAGTTTCCCCCGGCAGACTGCGGCGGCGCTCGACGAGTATGGAGGCCGCCATGGCCGCAGCGGCGGCGGCCATGAGCGCCGCGCCGAGCCTGAAGCTTGCGGGGTCGTAGACGAAGCGGACCCTGTGGCTGCCCGGGCCGATCTCCACGCCGCGCACTACGCCGTTTACGCGCACGAGCTCGGCCGGCTCGCCGTCGACCTCGACGCGCCAGCCCCTGTAATAGGTGTCGCTCAGCACCAGAAGGCCCGCCCTGGCGGCCCGGGCCTCGACGGTTAGCGAGTTGGCGCCGCTCTCTGTCACGGAGGCCGGTTCGATGTCGCCTCGGCGCTCCGGGAGCTCGCCGCGGCGTGGATAGCGCACCGTCGCCTCGCGGGGCCCGCCGTCCTTCGCCCCGCCATCGAGTTTGAAGTCGTAGGCCACGTAGGCCCTGGGAAGGGCCGTCAGGTTCTCGTAGACGCGGACCTCGCCGTCGTAGACGAGGCGAAGCTCCCGGCCCTTCGCCGCGGCGGCGAGCTCGCGGCCCGCCGGAAAGACGAGGTGGCGCACGGCGAGGAAGGAGTAATAGGGCAGCCGCTCGACTATCTCGCCCTCCACGTCGAAGGCGGCGACCCTGAAGTACTCCCTCCTCGCTTCGTCGTGGAGGCGGAGCGAGCGTTCGGGACGGCCCGTGAACCACAGGGCCGACGAGACCCTGTCCTCATGCTCCACGGGCCGCTGGAGGCGCTCGAAGCGGAAGTCGCGGTATGCCGGCAGGAGCAGGGCGTTTATGTAGTGGATGTCGTGGACGCCGAGGGCCGAGGCGTGGTTGGGGAAGAGCGCGCCGTGGAAGCCGGCGGCACGGTAGTCCGGGCCGGCGGCCTTCAGAAGCTCCACGTAGGGCGGCGGGCTGAAGGGGTCGTATCTCGAGGGCATGCCGCGCGGCGCGGCGGCGTCGGCGAGGAAGAAGGCCGCCGCGGCGAGGCAGCCGAGAAGGGCCGCGAGCCGTCTTCTGCCCAGGAGCAGCGCCGCGGCTGCGCCGAGGCCGGGGACGAGGAGCAGGGCCTTGAAGTAGAGCCAGCGGTGGTCGTAGCCCCTCGGCGCCATCCACCAGAGCTCGACGAGCGCCACGACGACGACGGCCTCGATGCCGGAGCCCCTTCGCGCGTGGACGGTCGTTGCCACGAGCGCGCAGAGGGCGAAGAGGAGCGCCGCGCCGTGGGAGAGGACCATGGCCGGCGCCGCGTAGGGGACGGCGTGGGGGCTGAAGTGCCTCTCGGCCGTCGAGACCAGCATGGCGGCGCCCGGCAGGGCGAAGAGGACGTAGGCGGCGGCGAGGGCGGCGAAGACGACGAGCGGGGCGCGGGCTTCGGCTCCTGGAGCGGAGCGCCTCTCCAGGAGGGCGTAGCCGCAGGCCGCCGCGGCGCTGAGCGGGAAGACCCATGCCGGCGCAGACCACCGCGGGCTCCAGGCCCGGTCGAAGAAGGGCAGCTCGCCGAGGTAGACGAAGGGCCTTACGCCGAAGTTCTTGAGAAGAAGCGCCGCGCCGAAGGCCAGGAAGAAGAGGAGCAGGGACGCCGTCGCGTCGCCGGCACCCTCTTCCCGGCCCGGCCCCGTCCCGATGCGCCGCAGGGCGAGCGCCGCAAGGCCGCCGAGCGAGAGGAAGACCGACACGACGCCCGTGTATCCGCCCATGTAGTCCCATATCCCCTTGGTGGCGAATATGCGGAAGTAGAAGTCCGTGTCGCCGTAGCGGGCGAGCGCGCCGGGAAGGAGCTTCGGGTCGGCCGGTATGGCCGTGGCCCCGGGGTTGAGGGCGACGAAGAGGGTCTTGAGGTTTGCGATGTGCTGGGTGCCCACGCCGGCACCGGGGTGGTGGAGGTGGTGGCTCAGGGAGACGAACTCGATGAAGGGGATGACGAGCGGGGCCGCCAGGAGCAGCCCCGCCGTGAAGACGACCGCCCCCTTGAGCGCCGCGGCGGAGAGCTCCCTTGCGCCGCCGCAGAGGCCCAGGCAGCGGAAGACGTAGTAGCAGAGGCCGAGAAGACAGACGTAGAGCGCCGTCTCCGGCTGGCCGCCGAGCAGCGTGAGCGCCACGGCCGCGCCGGCCAGCGCCGTGTCGGCGGCCGAGCCGCGCCGGGCCGTGCGCTCCAGGGCGTAGAGGAGCAGCGGCAGGGTCATGGCGGGGTTGGCCATCTGCTCGAGGTTCACAAACCAGGTGAACGTGCCGGAGAAGATGTAGAACGCCGCGCCGAGGATGGCGGCCGTGAAGCCGAGCCCCGCCAGCTCGAGCGCGAGGAAGGTGAAAAACCCGGCTACGACGAGCCTTCCGAGGAGGAAGTAGTCCCAGAGCCACCAGGGCGAGAGGTCCTCGATGATCTGGTAGGGGAAGAAGGCCCTCGTCGAATAGTCCGCGGCAAGGGGGGTGCCCGCCGCCTGGTAGGGATTCCACAGGGGCAGCTCTCCCGAGGCGAGAAGGTCGCCGACGAGCTTGTTTACGGGCCACTCGTAGTAGGCCGGCGTGGCGAGGTCCACGCCGTAGGTGTTTACCGGGATACGTCCCTCGTAGCCGTAGGGCCAGCCGTCCACCGCGCCGTGGGGCTGGTAGAGCGGGGCCATGAGCGTCCTGCCGCCGAAGACGACGGGCGAGTGGACGGCCGCGACGAGGGCGAGGAGAATCAGCAGGGCCTTGAGGTTGCGGGAGATCACTTTTTTGCGGTTGGCGGTCCCTCTCCGAAGCGCCGCGCTCGGGCGGGACGCAGCGCCGCCCTTACTTGCCCCTGTAGCAGCCGAGCGTATGGGTCGTGCCCTCGAAGGTGGCGTCCGTTGCGGCCTGCCAGCGGGGCCTGACGGCGTAGGAGGCCGGGTCCCTGTAGTAGGAGTCGACGGCCTCGCGCATCACCCGCGTCATGGCGGCCACGTAGCT
This genomic interval from Deltaproteobacteria bacterium contains the following:
- a CDS encoding HAMP domain-containing histidine kinase, with the protein product MFATIRARLVAWSILVFTFLLTGLGLFLRHELEAIVIGSVDGHLHSEMVLISGLLEEEEGRIETELSEAAVGEYAVPLSGHYYQIIDERGRIVAASPSLTAVGAALDVPAPSIEPIYSYLTGPGKTRLRMLVQSFALASGRTVTIQATEPLEDAFAMLASFTGTLFAVIPAVGVVSALGVWLISLRSFKPLRTFTSRIGEITERNLHDRLDTEGLAGELAPLAESFNTMIARLEASFERQRRFLSEASHELRTPTSIIKTCCDVALARERGEEEYRETLRKISDATAHLSATISRIIDILRLEGGGFTPRTGPVSLDKLAADIKRLIEPAAAARRISLSVRGEGDVVVTADPRRLAEALTNLVDNAVKYNRPGGSVVIGVSSSGSRAVIAVEDTGTGMSPAELEKVFDRFYRGGNARGRLPGSGLGLAIVKAAVESMGGSVEAESTEGKGSTFRIILPLGGGDEP
- a CDS encoding response regulator transcription factor codes for the protein MKIILIEDERELAAVIEKGLVDAGYTVETAHDGEEGLYMMENIAADVVVLDLMLPGLDGLEVLARARRAGVKTPVLLLTARDGVEDRIAGLDTGADDYLTKPFDFGELLARLRSLLRRAAQAKESVLRIGGLEVDTASRSVRLDGEELKLSAREYAILELLAYNAGRVLSRTFITEHIYSEDFDMDSNIIDVYVSRLRNKIDRGRQEKLIHTVRGAGYMLRAGDAGQERA
- a CDS encoding MBL fold metallo-hydrolase, which produces MRVRCWGSRGSIAVSGREYLKYGGDTTCVEVTAASGETIIIDAGTGIRRLGNRLMAAGVTDIHLLITHAHWDHLSGFPFFKPLYSSSTDIRVYGGLPTQASVKNIISKTMTPPYFPIKLEDIHAEISFFGIGNSSVSIGSVSIRTIALNHTNEGVGFRFDEGGRSFVFLTDNELGYEHPTGLSRTDYLEFSRGADLLFHDAEYRPDEYESTRGWGHSVFLDAVELAVEAGAARLGLFHHNQERSDPEIDAMVDEARDVIGARGAVLECMAVAEGFEAEV
- a CDS encoding class I SAM-dependent methyltransferase, translated to MKTGVLHIPRQAASMLFAVGAALLIAAPVAAAAGAAGHRHVPFGSVERYISVLEEEGRAAWQKPRRVIDVLPLDEGDRAADIGAGSGYFTVLLAEKVGPRGTVFAVDIEQEMLDYIERRLRAEGIGNVVTVLAGDDDPRLPEEAVDLVFICDTYHHLPDRVEYMRRLKKVLRPGGRVAIVDFRAEKTPVGPPLSMRLSRSQVIEEMEAADFSLEGEFYFLPYQYFLVFMLGGVFL
- the glyS gene encoding glycine--tRNA ligase subunit beta produces the protein MVDCTGPADEARRGPRKAAQRARRTPELSEPKDLIVEIGTEEIPASFMAGALAALGEGIEKRLRAAGLGYSAVRTMGTPRRLAVLVEALAPVQPDRKIQARGPNVKAAYDENGNPTKALAGFAASQGVAPGDLTTIKTPRGEYVYAEKVVKGERTERLLPAMLADTVSSLSFPKAMRWSAFEMSFARPVHWILALYGKEPVRFRFGHIESGSTTRGHRFHSPAKAVAVGEASRYVETLREASVIVDPAERLEIIEKGLEEEARAAGGRVLADRGLLEEVTNLVEYPVVVHGRFEEEFLALPKEVVVNAMREHQRYFSVVDDKGRLVAAFITVANTRASDMGVVRRGNERVLRARLSDAKFYYEQDLKVPLTERVEELRGVVFQSRLGTSYEKVMRFTALALYIGGKTGFCEGVAGDDPAAFLADDYRVRLAAAKDSPKEYAALILGRACVLSKADLVSGVVGEFPSLQGKMGSIYASASGEPAEVAAAIYEHYMPVGASGELPASVPGAIIGMADKLDTITGCFGVGLIPSGAQDPYGLRRQALGTVAVILDKGLRVAIDELVDKALDLLAEKLTRGRDEVRRDVLDFIRERLRNQLLGRGLSHDAVEAVLSTPWFDIVDAVKRINAIEGFKEHPACPSLVTAFKRVSNILKGRRIEGRGPDASLFETDHERRLFETGRRLAPVIEEHRRKGEYKALFEALASVKETIDAFFDHVMVMVDDERTRNNRLLLLHSIRSLYISVADLSRLVV
- a CDS encoding PEP-CTERM sorting domain-containing protein, yielding MKKKILLAAAVAAALSLTPALPRRAEAITYSYSTTTTPSVTVAPIAQPKSAWSYYNYSWSGSGHPAFGTAPDTAYFWLYTDTTGAPGNMSLGMILDTPGDLSGGVFKMSISGVPSGVTVYSDDPGELTSTSADFRWWPCCTDGGVISGLGNQTWTITITPGDFMGITNFAFVSPDGMGGYTKAALPHLEGNSLIITASSSVPEPSTLLLLGGGLIGLAAARRKAA